The following are from one region of the Alicyclobacillus fastidiosus genome:
- the hmpA gene encoding NO-inducible flavohemoprotein, translating into MLSQETRDIIKSTVPVLETHGTAITTRFYQLLFESHPELLNIFNKMNQRKGDQQTALANAVYAAAAHIDHLEDIIPAVKQISNKHRALGILPEHYPIVGENLLKAIKEVLGDAATDEIIDAWAQAYGVIADAFISVEQEMYREAETQRGGWRGFRPFVVQRRVAESEVISSFYLVPQDGKEIADFLPGQYLTFKVDIPGEKYTQRRHYSLSDAPGQGYYRISVKREDGRGDIPAGVVSSYLHNHLNEGDVLYVSAPSGDFVMKKPADKPVVFLSGGVGMTPLVSMVKTLLQEQPGHPVTYVHAAIHGGLHALQEDLNTLAEANPNLRYHVVYEKPSDQDKTHKYFSKEGFIDLDWLKQVVSADSDFYFCGPTPFMKAMYRALKDWGVPDNQIHFEFFGPQGSLTD; encoded by the coding sequence ATGCTGAGTCAGGAAACAAGAGATATTATCAAATCAACCGTCCCCGTTCTCGAGACCCACGGAACTGCGATTACGACGCGGTTTTATCAGCTCTTGTTCGAGAGTCACCCCGAGTTGCTCAACATCTTTAACAAAATGAATCAGAGAAAAGGTGACCAGCAAACCGCGTTGGCAAACGCTGTATACGCTGCCGCTGCCCACATCGATCATTTGGAAGATATTATTCCCGCTGTGAAGCAAATTTCTAATAAGCATCGCGCACTTGGCATTCTTCCAGAGCATTACCCGATTGTAGGGGAAAACTTACTTAAAGCGATTAAAGAAGTACTTGGAGATGCAGCAACAGATGAAATTATAGACGCTTGGGCGCAGGCTTACGGTGTAATTGCAGATGCGTTCATCAGCGTTGAACAGGAAATGTATCGAGAGGCAGAGACGCAAAGAGGTGGTTGGCGCGGATTTAGGCCGTTCGTCGTGCAGAGAAGAGTGGCTGAAAGTGAGGTCATTTCTTCCTTTTACTTGGTTCCGCAAGACGGCAAGGAGATTGCAGATTTCCTTCCAGGACAATATCTGACGTTCAAAGTCGATATTCCAGGCGAAAAGTATACTCAACGACGCCACTACAGTTTGTCGGACGCGCCTGGACAGGGGTACTACCGCATCAGTGTAAAACGCGAGGATGGACGGGGGGATATTCCAGCCGGCGTGGTTTCCAGTTATTTGCACAACCATCTCAACGAAGGAGACGTACTTTATGTGAGTGCACCTTCTGGAGACTTTGTGATGAAAAAGCCAGCTGATAAACCAGTTGTCTTCTTAAGTGGTGGCGTCGGCATGACACCGTTGGTCAGTATGGTCAAGACGCTTTTACAAGAACAGCCCGGTCACCCCGTGACATATGTCCATGCGGCCATTCACGGTGGACTCCATGCATTGCAGGAGGACTTAAACACGCTGGCGGAAGCGAACCCAAACCTGCGCTACCATGTCGTGTACGAAAAGCCGAGTGACCAGGACAAAACACATAAGTACTTCTCCAAAGAGGGATTTATCGATCTTGATTGGTTAAAACAAGTTGTTTCTGCGGACTCCGATTTCTACTTTTGCGGTCCCACGCCTTTCATGAAGGCCATGTACCGAGCTCTCAAGGACTGGGGCGTTCCGGATAACCAGATCCATTTCGAGTTCTTTGGCCCCCAGGGCAGCTTGACAGACTAA
- a CDS encoding GerAB/ArcD/ProY family transporter — translation MSKVQISRFQIIIALVWSILGTAIVTIPYVIAQFTVRDGWISSLLFPVGGLLSATVAALFLYSFPNRSLTLGLIDALGPWLGRVFGVWFLVWLYLINCTTLREGAEFVGTTILPKTPIYLIGFAGAIGFSYAVYLGAEVVMRNCEFITPLALLVAPVLLALSIQHMDIHNMMPVLADGWQPVLRGAAEPDLTFALELLIALQFAQALRNSRTLPRDMVIATGIITIVGTIIMVYTISVLGQSSTYLTFPVLEIVRSVRVGDKLERLDTLYVMGVMSTTLIKLSLFHYAWCEGMKDIFKLTSYRIVALSGGLFLWAGSIACFRSEGEMERFIISVGPSYFVVTLVGVPLMAVIVMPFRRRAKQRAES, via the coding sequence ATGTCGAAGGTACAGATTTCTCGTTTTCAAATTATAATCGCTCTGGTCTGGAGCATCCTCGGCACAGCCATCGTCACAATCCCTTACGTCATTGCCCAGTTTACCGTCCGTGACGGCTGGATTTCGAGTCTCTTGTTTCCGGTTGGTGGTCTGTTGTCCGCTACCGTCGCGGCACTGTTCCTCTATTCGTTTCCAAATCGATCTCTGACCCTGGGTCTTATTGATGCGTTGGGACCATGGCTCGGGCGCGTGTTTGGAGTCTGGTTCCTCGTCTGGCTATACCTTATCAACTGTACCACCCTACGTGAGGGGGCTGAGTTTGTGGGAACCACTATCTTGCCCAAAACTCCGATTTACCTCATCGGATTTGCCGGTGCGATTGGGTTCTCATACGCCGTGTACTTGGGGGCGGAGGTCGTCATGCGTAACTGCGAGTTTATCACGCCGTTGGCACTCCTTGTGGCTCCGGTTCTCCTGGCATTGTCCATACAGCACATGGATATTCATAACATGATGCCTGTTCTCGCCGACGGTTGGCAGCCGGTATTGCGCGGTGCGGCCGAACCAGATCTCACCTTCGCATTGGAGCTTTTGATTGCCTTGCAGTTTGCACAAGCCTTGCGCAACAGCCGAACGCTTCCCAGAGATATGGTCATTGCCACAGGCATCATAACCATCGTCGGGACAATTATCATGGTGTACACGATCAGCGTCTTAGGGCAGTCCAGCACGTATCTGACCTTCCCGGTGCTAGAGATCGTACGCAGTGTTCGCGTGGGCGATAAGCTGGAACGCCTTGACACGTTGTACGTGATGGGGGTAATGTCGACCACTTTAATCAAACTGTCCTTGTTTCACTATGCCTGGTGCGAAGGGATGAAGGATATATTCAAGCTGACTTCGTACCGGATTGTGGCTCTTTCCGGAGGCCTATTCCTGTGGGCTGGTAGCATTGCATGCTTTCGCAGCGAGGGAGAAATGGAGCGTTTCATCATCTCTGTGGGGCCGTCCTATTTTGTGGTGACGTTGGTCGGGGTTCCCCTTATGGCTGTCATAGTGATGCCATTTCGTAGGCGAGCAAAACAGCGGGCTGAAAGTTAA
- a CDS encoding sugar phosphorylase, translating to MTRDRLLKIIEENLQFIYGSEYQDSYFEHLIQLIDRWEHREWAQTKPVSEENVYLITYGDSIYQEGKPTLETLHTFLKQSVGDLITDVHLLPMFPSTSDDGFSVSDYRKVDPTLGDWDTIREFAKDYRLMFDFVANHVSKSSAWFTGYLNDHETYRNYFIPFDEAFDTTKVVRPRTSPLFHEYEGKGGPKTAWTTFSEDQVDLNYRSFAVLEEMTDILLSYAYQGASNIRLDAIGFLWKESATACIHLPQTHAVIQLWRALIEYFKPNSKLITETNVPHKENTSYFGNGENEAHMVYQFPLPPLVLFTLTTHNSTKLTHWASSVETPGDQATYFNFLASHDGIGMRPTEGILTEEEKQLLVDKVVENGGRVSYKTNADGSKSVYELNINYADALVNQGEDLTTEQQVSKMTAAHAILLSFIGVPAVYYHSLLGSRNDYQGLRESGVNRRINREKLLFSTITDELKTDDYRESTFSSLTQLISIRRKESAFSPYASQTVLDFGETVFALKRENHQTQESIYFILNVGRRETTVTSPVTGINLMTDEEVNGTLYLAPYEFAWIKP from the coding sequence ATGACTAGAGATCGGCTTCTGAAAATCATAGAAGAAAATTTGCAGTTTATATATGGATCTGAATACCAAGATAGCTACTTTGAACATCTGATACAACTGATAGATCGGTGGGAACATCGAGAGTGGGCACAAACGAAGCCTGTCTCTGAAGAAAATGTGTACCTCATCACGTATGGCGACAGCATTTATCAAGAGGGTAAACCAACCTTGGAGACGTTGCATACCTTTTTAAAACAATCCGTAGGCGACCTAATTACAGATGTGCATTTGTTGCCCATGTTTCCTTCGACGTCCGATGATGGTTTTTCCGTGAGTGACTACCGCAAAGTTGATCCCACATTGGGTGACTGGGACACCATTCGCGAGTTTGCCAAAGACTATCGTCTCATGTTTGATTTCGTCGCGAATCATGTTTCCAAATCGAGTGCCTGGTTTACAGGCTATCTCAACGATCACGAAACATACCGCAACTATTTCATTCCGTTCGATGAAGCGTTTGATACGACCAAGGTCGTGCGTCCTCGTACTTCTCCGCTGTTTCACGAGTATGAAGGGAAGGGCGGCCCGAAGACAGCGTGGACAACATTTAGTGAAGACCAAGTGGATCTCAATTATCGGAGTTTCGCAGTGCTTGAAGAGATGACGGATATCCTTTTGTCTTACGCATATCAAGGGGCAAGCAACATCCGGCTAGACGCCATCGGGTTTCTGTGGAAAGAGTCTGCAACAGCCTGCATTCATTTGCCGCAAACACACGCGGTCATTCAGCTGTGGCGTGCTTTGATAGAGTATTTCAAGCCAAACAGCAAACTGATTACGGAAACAAACGTCCCGCATAAGGAAAACACGAGCTACTTTGGGAACGGGGAAAATGAAGCTCATATGGTCTATCAGTTCCCACTTCCACCACTCGTACTGTTTACGCTGACCACACATAACTCGACAAAGCTGACCCACTGGGCAAGTTCCGTTGAAACACCGGGGGACCAGGCAACTTACTTCAACTTTCTAGCCAGTCATGATGGGATTGGCATGAGACCCACTGAAGGAATTTTGACGGAAGAAGAGAAGCAGCTTCTTGTCGACAAAGTGGTTGAAAACGGCGGACGGGTCTCATACAAAACGAACGCAGACGGAAGTAAATCCGTGTATGAGTTAAACATCAATTATGCAGATGCACTGGTAAATCAAGGTGAGGATCTAACCACAGAACAACAGGTCAGCAAAATGACAGCTGCCCACGCGATTTTACTGTCCTTCATTGGTGTCCCTGCGGTTTATTATCATTCACTCCTGGGATCCCGAAATGACTATCAAGGGTTACGCGAATCTGGTGTGAACCGGAGAATTAATCGTGAAAAATTATTGTTTTCGACCATTACAGACGAACTAAAAACAGACGACTATAGAGAGTCCACTTTCTCTTCCTTAACACAATTGATCTCTATTCGCCGCAAAGAGTCGGCCTTTTCCCCGTACGCTTCACAAACTGTCTTAGATTTCGGAGAAACGGTTTTTGCGCTGAAACGAGAAAATCATCAAACCCAGGAGTCGATTTATTTCATCTTGAATGTAGGCAGAAGGGAAACCACTGTGACCTCTCCTGTGACCGGAATCAATTTGATGACGGATGAAGAAGTGAACGGAACGCTGTATCTAGCTCCTTACGAGTTTGCTTGGATAAAACCATAG
- a CDS encoding class I SAM-dependent methyltransferase encodes MNNPAFNYDRYGHKYSGHRRTDPRIAAYVNAALGPAKTVLNVGAGAGSYEPSDRYVIAVEPSSVMRAQRLDAERAPAIIGTADSLPFDDNSFDAAMAMVTVHHWPDIQEGLQELRRVTRGQVIVMTFDPDALHEFWNADYFPELIEVERRRYPTMDDLYKAIGGKCEVHRIPIPLDCVDGFQEAFYGRPEAFLEKEVRMAQSAWGFLPEGVEEKLVRNFADELESGEWDRKYGKYRTTPFFTGALRLIIGWP; translated from the coding sequence ATGAACAATCCGGCCTTTAACTACGATCGATACGGGCATAAATACTCCGGTCACAGGCGAACGGACCCAAGAATCGCAGCCTATGTGAATGCTGCTTTGGGACCTGCGAAGACCGTTCTAAATGTGGGCGCCGGAGCGGGCTCTTATGAACCCAGTGATCGATACGTCATCGCGGTTGAACCCTCGAGTGTGATGCGGGCACAACGTTTGGATGCCGAACGGGCACCGGCGATTATTGGAACTGCTGATTCACTCCCATTCGACGATAACTCGTTTGACGCAGCCATGGCGATGGTCACTGTGCACCATTGGCCGGACATCCAAGAGGGGTTACAGGAACTTCGGCGCGTGACGCGCGGTCAGGTGATCGTAATGACGTTTGATCCGGATGCCTTACACGAATTCTGGAATGCGGATTACTTTCCGGAACTGATCGAGGTGGAGCGGCGGCGGTATCCAACAATGGACGATCTTTATAAAGCGATCGGGGGAAAATGTGAAGTGCACCGGATCCCAATTCCATTGGATTGTGTCGATGGATTTCAAGAGGCCTTCTATGGCCGTCCTGAGGCATTTCTAGAGAAGGAGGTCAGGATGGCACAGTCGGCTTGGGGCTTTCTGCCCGAAGGGGTGGAAGAGAAACTGGTAAGGAACTTTGCGGATGAACTAGAATCTGGAGAATGGGATAGGAAATACGGGAAGTACCGAACGACACCATTTTTCACAGGCGCCCTGAGATTAATCATCGGGTGGCCATAA
- a CDS encoding GNAT family N-acetyltransferase, giving the protein MKLVEYRSATVPVSQVKRLLSYAVGAATEEKLSRILDREYSEQNINLYLSTDGTTALGIIGIKRLGYSAEILHIAVHELMRHQGIGRRMIDDIRGLEEFRELIAETDHESVEFYRACGFSIHSRGDQYPGVERYRCTLKL; this is encoded by the coding sequence GTGAAGCTAGTTGAATATCGGAGTGCTACAGTACCTGTAAGCCAGGTAAAGCGATTGCTTTCGTATGCAGTAGGGGCGGCTACTGAAGAGAAACTAAGCCGGATTTTAGATCGTGAGTACTCTGAACAGAATATAAACCTGTACCTTTCAACTGATGGCACTACAGCGTTGGGCATCATTGGGATCAAGCGATTGGGATACTCAGCCGAAATCCTCCACATTGCTGTCCATGAACTGATGCGGCACCAAGGGATTGGCCGAAGGATGATAGATGACATCCGTGGATTAGAAGAATTCAGAGAGCTGATTGCTGAGACAGACCATGAGTCGGTTGAATTTTATCGTGCATGCGGATTTTCGATACACTCTCGTGGTGACCAGTATCCCGGTGTTGAGCGATATCGTTGTACACTAAAGTTATGA
- a CDS encoding glycerate kinase gives MRVLVASDSYKGSLASTDVIQAIREAASRCGDIDVLGIPIADGGEGTLDAVLSSMKGEKIICEVTDPLGRKISAYYGLINETAMIEMAVSSGLTLLTDEERNPLVATSYGLGEMIRHALDQSKIKEIIIGIGGSATNDGGIGMAQALGLRALNAQNKEVPFGGAHLGEIVKLDARNMHPRLQQVSIRVMCDVSNPLCGANGATAIYGPQKGASPDMVQLLEQNLHHLAERIRMDMGTTVLDIPGGGAAGGVGAALVAFCNANLQSGIDVILDLFSFEEKIEDVDLIITGEGNTDAQTAFGKAVIGVARRAQPFRKNVVCLSGAIGKDLEPLYQYGLDCFFSICPGPVRLEESMSNAHSYLVDTAENILRLYIKGRE, from the coding sequence ATGAGAGTACTCGTTGCATCTGATTCCTACAAAGGTAGTTTAGCCTCAACTGACGTTATACAAGCCATCCGGGAAGCGGCATCAAGATGCGGAGATATTGACGTTCTAGGGATTCCCATTGCAGATGGAGGTGAGGGAACCCTAGACGCCGTACTGAGCTCCATGAAGGGCGAAAAGATTATCTGTGAAGTCACAGATCCCCTCGGAAGAAAAATCAGCGCCTATTACGGCCTGATAAATGAGACTGCCATGATTGAAATGGCAGTCTCCTCTGGCCTCACTCTACTAACGGATGAGGAAAGAAATCCGCTGGTCGCTACCTCTTATGGTCTCGGCGAAATGATTCGTCACGCATTAGACCAATCTAAAATCAAAGAAATTATCATTGGCATCGGAGGAAGTGCGACCAATGACGGCGGCATCGGTATGGCGCAGGCATTAGGACTTCGCGCACTAAACGCTCAAAATAAGGAAGTCCCCTTTGGCGGGGCACACCTTGGGGAGATTGTAAAACTAGATGCCCGAAACATGCATCCGAGGCTGCAACAGGTTTCCATCCGCGTCATGTGCGACGTATCAAATCCCTTGTGTGGTGCCAACGGAGCAACAGCTATTTATGGCCCGCAAAAAGGTGCTTCTCCAGATATGGTTCAGTTACTCGAGCAGAATCTCCACCACCTAGCCGAGAGAATTCGGATGGACATGGGCACGACTGTGCTTGATATCCCTGGGGGCGGTGCAGCGGGTGGTGTTGGCGCGGCACTCGTTGCATTTTGCAATGCAAACTTACAGTCAGGCATTGATGTCATTCTGGACCTTTTCTCTTTCGAGGAAAAAATAGAAGATGTTGATTTGATTATTACTGGTGAAGGGAATACCGATGCTCAGACTGCTTTTGGCAAGGCCGTAATCGGTGTAGCTAGGCGGGCTCAACCTTTTAGAAAAAACGTTGTGTGTTTGTCTGGAGCCATTGGAAAGGATCTAGAACCCCTCTATCAATATGGACTTGACTGTTTTTTCAGCATTTGTCCCGGTCCGGTACGTTTAGAAGAGTCAATGTCGAACGCCCATTCATATCTAGTTGATACAGCGGAGAATATTCTTCGGCTATATATTAAGGGTAGAGAGTAA
- a CDS encoding Ger(x)C family spore germination protein, whose protein sequence is MIWSIFRKVVAVILVGLGSLLLPGCDMKEVDDLNVVIALGVDQTNNGSVRVTAQLVNPANVPSASGGESGGGATGQAFIVRVETGSSIEEAVEKFDQEVPHHVYLAHNTLVVFGNAYAEQGIGRAFDYLERNRYFRRNQLFVVTSGTARDLLSASSEPEPLNAFGIRALVQQTADLFPMANSEQEKVMQEYLSPSQASIVSLVDLDTANHPVMKGVAVFRGTKMVDVLTLDETKALAWLLGNTRQVEIHLPCDGRGNNIQTTIRLMNSNTKIVPQLRNNGLCFLVSVHAQAEIERLCPNEHMSEKTYTEVEKKTAEYMEREIKAVVAKLQSDDVDACQFGTRLFRKNPRYWRQISQSWPDDFAAAQATCNVRVQVLRPSLTSGTPESATSRSGLAPPAGRGGSVP, encoded by the coding sequence ATGATATGGAGTATCTTTCGCAAGGTGGTCGCTGTCATCTTGGTCGGCCTAGGTTCGTTGTTGTTGCCAGGGTGTGACATGAAGGAGGTGGACGACTTAAATGTCGTCATAGCCCTCGGAGTCGATCAGACCAACAACGGTTCGGTGCGAGTGACGGCCCAGCTGGTCAATCCGGCTAACGTGCCTTCGGCGAGTGGAGGTGAGTCAGGAGGTGGAGCGACCGGTCAGGCCTTCATAGTCCGTGTGGAGACGGGGAGTTCCATTGAAGAAGCGGTGGAAAAATTCGATCAGGAAGTGCCACACCACGTATACCTGGCGCACAACACCCTAGTCGTGTTCGGAAATGCTTACGCCGAACAAGGCATCGGGCGGGCATTCGACTACCTGGAACGGAACCGGTACTTTCGTCGCAATCAACTATTCGTCGTGACATCGGGAACCGCCAGGGATCTTCTCTCCGCTTCGTCCGAACCCGAGCCGCTGAACGCGTTTGGCATTCGCGCGCTGGTTCAACAGACGGCAGATCTGTTCCCCATGGCCAACTCCGAGCAAGAGAAGGTGATGCAGGAGTACCTCTCGCCGTCGCAGGCATCTATTGTGTCGTTGGTCGACCTGGACACTGCAAACCACCCGGTCATGAAAGGGGTTGCCGTGTTCCGCGGTACGAAGATGGTCGATGTATTGACGTTAGACGAGACCAAGGCTTTGGCCTGGCTGTTAGGGAACACTCGCCAGGTTGAAATCCACCTGCCGTGTGATGGTCGGGGCAACAACATTCAAACCACCATACGTCTTATGAACTCCAACACAAAGATCGTCCCGCAATTGAGAAACAACGGGTTGTGTTTTCTCGTTTCGGTGCATGCACAGGCGGAGATTGAGCGGCTGTGTCCGAATGAACACATGAGCGAGAAAACCTACACAGAAGTCGAGAAGAAGACAGCTGAATACATGGAGCGGGAGATAAAGGCGGTGGTGGCAAAGCTCCAATCCGATGATGTGGACGCTTGTCAGTTTGGCACACGCCTATTTAGAAAAAATCCGCGGTACTGGCGGCAGATCAGTCAGTCATGGCCAGATGACTTTGCTGCGGCGCAAGCGACGTGCAACGTACGTGTACAGGTGTTGCGACCTTCTCTCACTTCTGGGACTCCAGAATCGGCGACCTCGCGTAGCGGGCTAGCTCCGCCGGCAGGACGAGGGGGGAGCGTACCGTGA
- a CDS encoding spore germination protein: MLFKKRGTKTKDLGNHRDRISGSVATSYGMPDDPFPTRVEDVRGLIEAEWQHCDDLVLREVDAHGTRVLLVWLRGMVDQERVEKGVLEPLSTLPKRRVESSQLESVLHTVLVRRVKTRQELNVAVSDGQAILCIDGSKEALTLDVSQPPGRAIEKAEIEPTLEGPQEAFVENLELNIALLRKRIRSPRLKVESMRIGVYSKTNVCILYIEGIVKPTLVKEAHLRLRKISIDAVNDINKLRELIADGPFTVFPTTEETERPDRVVAGLLQGRIAIMLDGAPTCLKVPVQFIHFLVSAEDYYMNYTLAVFIRVLRHAAYWASLLLPSLYVALLCYNQDLMPTPLLVTVASQHRGVPFPTILEALGMMGAFEVLREAGSRLPRAVGQSVSIVGTLVVGDAAVRAGLVSPGMVIVVAGTGVASFALPAYGFVNSSRIIQFLFVGVAGISGLVGIVVFGMILVTHLVSLRSFGVPYMAPIAPFSWQDMRDAFVRAPWFANKRRPKQFEPVDSVSNRSRAPRPPENSNSGEGKR, encoded by the coding sequence GTGTTATTCAAGAAGCGGGGTACGAAGACAAAAGATCTCGGGAATCATCGCGACAGAATCTCCGGTTCAGTGGCCACTTCGTACGGTATGCCGGATGACCCCTTTCCCACCCGTGTAGAAGATGTACGTGGTTTGATTGAAGCGGAGTGGCAACACTGTGATGACTTGGTGCTTCGCGAAGTTGACGCTCACGGTACACGGGTACTCTTGGTGTGGCTCCGAGGTATGGTGGATCAGGAACGCGTGGAGAAAGGCGTTCTCGAACCGCTCTCGACCTTACCGAAACGGCGCGTGGAGAGCTCTCAATTGGAATCTGTCTTGCACACGGTGCTCGTCCGACGGGTAAAGACACGTCAGGAATTGAACGTCGCTGTATCCGACGGCCAGGCTATCCTTTGCATAGATGGTTCAAAAGAGGCCCTGACGCTGGACGTCAGCCAGCCCCCTGGAAGGGCCATCGAAAAAGCCGAGATCGAGCCCACCCTAGAAGGTCCGCAGGAGGCGTTCGTCGAAAACCTGGAACTAAACATCGCATTGCTCCGCAAGCGAATCCGCAGTCCACGCCTCAAGGTAGAATCCATGCGCATTGGTGTCTACTCCAAGACCAATGTATGCATCCTTTATATCGAAGGTATCGTCAAACCGACTTTGGTGAAGGAAGCACACCTACGACTACGGAAGATTTCCATCGATGCGGTGAATGACATCAACAAGTTGCGTGAACTCATCGCCGACGGGCCGTTTACTGTGTTTCCAACGACTGAGGAGACCGAACGGCCGGACCGAGTGGTGGCCGGACTGTTGCAGGGGCGTATCGCCATCATGCTTGACGGAGCTCCGACCTGTCTGAAGGTCCCGGTGCAATTTATCCATTTCTTAGTTTCAGCCGAAGACTATTACATGAACTACACTCTGGCGGTGTTCATCCGCGTTTTGCGCCATGCCGCGTATTGGGCTTCCCTCTTATTGCCGTCCCTGTACGTGGCGCTATTGTGTTATAACCAAGACCTGATGCCGACACCGCTGCTCGTGACCGTGGCATCACAGCATCGCGGCGTACCTTTCCCAACTATATTGGAAGCACTTGGGATGATGGGCGCGTTTGAAGTCTTGCGTGAAGCCGGCTCTCGGCTGCCTAGGGCGGTGGGACAATCCGTAAGTATCGTGGGTACGCTCGTCGTCGGTGATGCGGCAGTTCGTGCAGGGCTGGTGTCGCCGGGCATGGTTATCGTGGTGGCAGGGACCGGAGTCGCTTCGTTTGCTTTGCCTGCCTATGGGTTTGTGAATTCGAGTCGGATTATTCAGTTTCTGTTTGTCGGCGTGGCCGGTATTTCGGGACTAGTTGGCATTGTAGTCTTCGGAATGATCCTCGTTACGCATCTCGTTTCGCTTCGTTCATTCGGCGTACCTTACATGGCGCCGATTGCGCCCTTCAGCTGGCAGGATATGAGGGATGCATTCGTCCGGGCTCCCTGGTTTGCCAACAAAAGACGGCCCAAGCAGTTTGAACCAGTCGACAGTGTCAGCAACCGCAGTCGGGCACCACGGCCGCCCGAGAATTCTAACTCGGGCGAGGGGAAACGATGA